In one window of Clavelina lepadiformis chromosome 4, kaClaLepa1.1, whole genome shotgun sequence DNA:
- the LOC143452918 gene encoding GTP-binding protein 1-like isoform X2 translates to MEKSTNPEQNHLDNLFAPSPGEMNHEDNDIEERQIFSKVILISPTDDEYHLLMKQLKQRIQENQGECVYAVGESDVDVESGLCDEELAASKATLLSLAESLDCHCTLLRERPADKGKIAEFLIRRRYEENDFLEVKVAVVGNVDAGKSTLLGVLTHCELDNGRGYSRQKLFRHKHEVESGRTSSIGNEILGFRSDGCVVNKPSLHGAHIDWNTICQQSSKVITFVDLAGHEKYLKTTVFGMTGHLPDFCMLMVGSNAGIVGTTKEHLGLALALNVPVFVVVTKIDMCPSNILQGVGTVVSGTVMKGSIKAGENLMLGPDLLGSFELVQIKSIHRKRMAVHDVRAGQTAAFALKKVKRANIRKGMVMVSPKYNPKAVWEYKGEVLVLHHPTTISTKYQAMVHCGSIRQTASILSMTKEHLRTGDKAVVRFRFLKNPEYLRQGTKFVFREGRTKAVGTITELIEDAPAYQSHLKHSHTAKNRQQSSKYTTQQSSSGSRRGGKRWTQRNNYEVNEKETHQQ, encoded by the exons GTGATCTTGATCAGCCCTACTGATGATGAATATCACTTGTTAATGAAACAACTTAAACAGAGGATACAGGAAAATCAAGGGGAATGTGTCTATGCTGTAGGCGAGTCAG atgtAGATGTAGAAAGTGGTTTATGTGATGAAGAGCTAGCAGCATCTAAAGCCACACTTTTGAGCTTGGCAGAATCATTGGATTGTCACTGCACTTTGCTGAGGGAGAGACCGGCTGACAAAGGCAAAATTGCAGAATTTTTGATAAGACGAAGATATGAAGAAAACGACTTTCTTGAAGTCAA ggTTGCAGTTGTCGGGAATGTGGATGCAGGAAAATCAACACTTCTCGGAGTGCTTACACACTGTGAACTTGATAATGGCCGTGGCTACTCAAGGCAAAAGCTTTTTCGACACAAGCATGAAGTAGAGTCTGGACGAACAAGCAGCATTGGAAATGAAATTTTAGGATTTCGCAGCGATGGCTGTGTTGTAAACAAGCCTAGTCTCCATG GAGCGCACATTGACTGGAATACTATCTGTCAGCAGTCATCAAAGGTCATTACTTTTGTTGATCTGGCAGGTCATGAAAAGTATTTGAAAACTACTGTGTTTGGAATGACAGGACACTTGCCCGACTTTTGTATGTTAATG GTTGGCAGTAATGCAGGCATAGTGGGTACCACAAAAGAACATTTGGGATTAGCCTTAGCTCTTAATGTACCGGTGTTTGTGGTAGTAACCAAGATTGATATGTGCCCTTCCAATATACTGCAG GGTGTAGGTACTGTTGTATCTGGAACTGTTATGAAAGGGTCAATTAAAGCCGGAGAAAACCTAATGCTTGGTCCAGATCTTCTTGGTAGCTTTGAATTGGTACAAATCAAAAGCATACATAGAAAAAGAATGGCTGTTCATGATGTGAGAGCTGGTCAGACAGCTGCATTTGCTCTTAAAAAG GTTAAACGTGCAAACATTCGCAAAGGAATGGTGATGGTAAGTCCTAAATACAATCCTAAAGCAGTGTGGGAGTACAAAGGTGAAGTATTAGTTTTGCACCATCCCACCACCATCAGTACCAAGTATCAGGCAATGG TTCACTGCGGAAGTATTAGACAAACTGCAAGTATACTGAGCATGACGAAAGAGCACTTACGAACTGGAGACAAAGCTGTTGTTAGATTTCGTTTTCTTAAAAATCCTGAATATTTAAGACAAGgaacaaagtttgtttttcgaGAAGGAAGAACAAAGGCCGTTGGTACTATCACTGAG CTGATAGAAGACGCACCTGCGTACCAAAGTCACCTTAAACATTCGCATACAGCAAAGAATCGCCAACAAAGCTCGAAATATACCACGCAGCAATCAAGCTCTGGTTCCCGACGTGGCGGAAAACGGTGGACTCAGAGAAATAATTATGAAGTGaatgaaaaagaaacacaCCAGCAGTAA
- the LOC143452918 gene encoding GTP-binding protein 1-like isoform X1 produces the protein MEKSTNPEQNHLDNLFAPSPGEMNHEDNDIEERQIFSKVILISPTDDEYHLLMKQLKQRIQENQGECVYAVGESDVDVESGLCDEELAASKATLLSLAESLDCHCTLLRERPADKGKIAEFLIRRRYEENDFLEVKVAVVGNVDAGKSTLLGVLTHCELDNGRGYSRQKLFRHKHEVESGRTSSIGNEILGFRSDGCVVNKPSLHGAHIDWNTICQQSSKVITFVDLAGHEKYLKTTVFGMTGHLPDFCMLMVGSNAGIVGTTKEHLGLALALNVPVFVVVTKIDMCPSNILQETMKLLVKILKSPGCRKIPVLVSNKDDVIVTATNFTSERVCPIFQVSNVTGQNIDLLKIFLNLLNCRTKFDDQELPEFLIDDTFSVPGVGTVVSGTVMKGSIKAGENLMLGPDLLGSFELVQIKSIHRKRMAVHDVRAGQTAAFALKKVKRANIRKGMVMVSPKYNPKAVWEYKGEVLVLHHPTTISTKYQAMVHCGSIRQTASILSMTKEHLRTGDKAVVRFRFLKNPEYLRQGTKFVFREGRTKAVGTITELIEDAPAYQSHLKHSHTAKNRQQSSKYTTQQSSSGSRRGGKRWTQRNNYEVNEKETHQQ, from the exons GTGATCTTGATCAGCCCTACTGATGATGAATATCACTTGTTAATGAAACAACTTAAACAGAGGATACAGGAAAATCAAGGGGAATGTGTCTATGCTGTAGGCGAGTCAG atgtAGATGTAGAAAGTGGTTTATGTGATGAAGAGCTAGCAGCATCTAAAGCCACACTTTTGAGCTTGGCAGAATCATTGGATTGTCACTGCACTTTGCTGAGGGAGAGACCGGCTGACAAAGGCAAAATTGCAGAATTTTTGATAAGACGAAGATATGAAGAAAACGACTTTCTTGAAGTCAA ggTTGCAGTTGTCGGGAATGTGGATGCAGGAAAATCAACACTTCTCGGAGTGCTTACACACTGTGAACTTGATAATGGCCGTGGCTACTCAAGGCAAAAGCTTTTTCGACACAAGCATGAAGTAGAGTCTGGACGAACAAGCAGCATTGGAAATGAAATTTTAGGATTTCGCAGCGATGGCTGTGTTGTAAACAAGCCTAGTCTCCATG GAGCGCACATTGACTGGAATACTATCTGTCAGCAGTCATCAAAGGTCATTACTTTTGTTGATCTGGCAGGTCATGAAAAGTATTTGAAAACTACTGTGTTTGGAATGACAGGACACTTGCCCGACTTTTGTATGTTAATG GTTGGCAGTAATGCAGGCATAGTGGGTACCACAAAAGAACATTTGGGATTAGCCTTAGCTCTTAATGTACCGGTGTTTGTGGTAGTAACCAAGATTGATATGTGCCCTTCCAATATACTGCAG GAAACCATGAAATTATTAGTGAAAATCTTGAAATCACCTGGTTGTCGTAAAATACCTGTCCTTGTTTCAAACAAAGATGATGTCATAGTGACAGCCACAAACTTTACTTCGGAAAG GGTTTGCCCCATTTTCCAAGTCAGCAATGTTACTGGGCAAAATATTGAtctattgaaaatatttttaaacttactCAACTGCCGGACAAAGTTTGATGACCAAGAACTTCCAGAATTCCTAATTGATGATACATTCTCAGTTCCT GGTGTAGGTACTGTTGTATCTGGAACTGTTATGAAAGGGTCAATTAAAGCCGGAGAAAACCTAATGCTTGGTCCAGATCTTCTTGGTAGCTTTGAATTGGTACAAATCAAAAGCATACATAGAAAAAGAATGGCTGTTCATGATGTGAGAGCTGGTCAGACAGCTGCATTTGCTCTTAAAAAG GTTAAACGTGCAAACATTCGCAAAGGAATGGTGATGGTAAGTCCTAAATACAATCCTAAAGCAGTGTGGGAGTACAAAGGTGAAGTATTAGTTTTGCACCATCCCACCACCATCAGTACCAAGTATCAGGCAATGG TTCACTGCGGAAGTATTAGACAAACTGCAAGTATACTGAGCATGACGAAAGAGCACTTACGAACTGGAGACAAAGCTGTTGTTAGATTTCGTTTTCTTAAAAATCCTGAATATTTAAGACAAGgaacaaagtttgtttttcgaGAAGGAAGAACAAAGGCCGTTGGTACTATCACTGAG CTGATAGAAGACGCACCTGCGTACCAAAGTCACCTTAAACATTCGCATACAGCAAAGAATCGCCAACAAAGCTCGAAATATACCACGCAGCAATCAAGCTCTGGTTCCCGACGTGGCGGAAAACGGTGGACTCAGAGAAATAATTATGAAGTGaatgaaaaagaaacacaCCAGCAGTAA